A genomic segment from Microcella flavibacter encodes:
- the gatA gene encoding Asp-tRNA(Asn)/Glu-tRNA(Gln) amidotransferase subunit GatA, with protein MSGTSSDLTRTSAADLAAALQSGEVSSVEVTQAHLDRIAAVDGDVHAFLHVSQNALETAAQVDADRAAGQILPDLAGVPIAIKDVLCTIDMPSTSGSRILEGWVPPYDATVVARLRAARLVPLGKTNMDEFAMGSSTEFSAYGPTRNPWDLDRIPGGSGGGSAAAVAAFEAPIALGSDTGGSIRQPGAVTGTVGVKPTYGGVSRYGAIALASSLDQVGPVSRSVLDAALVHDVIGGHDPRDATSIPDAWPSMAEAARRGMTGDVLKGIRVGVVKELEGEGFQAGVKQRYHETLDLLAAAGAEIVEVSAPHFEYAVAAYYLILPAEASSNLAKFDSVRFGMRAGVTGTVEDVMAATREAGFGPEVKRRIILGTYALSAGYYDAYYGSAQKVRTLIQQDFEAAFEKADILVSPSAPTTAFRFGEKLEDPLAMYLNDVTTIPANLAGVPGMGLPMGLAPEDGLPTGLQLMAPARHDARLYEAGAAIEQLLEAHWGRTLWSQAPELATTEGAR; from the coding sequence GTGAGCGGCACGTCGAGCGACCTCACCCGCACGAGCGCCGCCGACCTCGCCGCCGCCCTGCAGTCGGGCGAGGTCTCGAGCGTCGAGGTGACGCAGGCGCACCTCGACCGCATCGCCGCCGTCGACGGCGACGTGCACGCCTTCCTCCACGTGTCGCAGAACGCGCTCGAGACGGCCGCGCAGGTCGACGCCGACCGCGCCGCCGGGCAGATCCTGCCCGACCTCGCCGGCGTGCCGATCGCCATCAAGGACGTCCTCTGCACGATCGACATGCCGTCGACCTCGGGCTCGAGGATCCTCGAGGGCTGGGTGCCGCCGTACGACGCGACCGTCGTCGCGCGCCTGCGCGCCGCCCGCCTCGTGCCGCTCGGCAAGACGAACATGGACGAGTTCGCGATGGGCTCCTCCACCGAGTTCTCGGCCTACGGCCCCACGCGCAACCCCTGGGATCTCGACCGCATCCCCGGCGGCTCGGGCGGCGGCTCGGCCGCGGCCGTCGCCGCCTTCGAGGCGCCCATCGCGCTCGGCTCCGACACGGGCGGCTCGATCCGCCAGCCGGGCGCCGTCACGGGCACGGTCGGCGTGAAGCCCACCTACGGCGGCGTCAGCCGCTACGGCGCGATCGCGCTCGCGAGCTCGCTCGACCAGGTGGGCCCCGTGTCGCGCTCGGTGCTGGATGCTGCGCTCGTCCACGACGTCATCGGCGGGCACGACCCCCGCGACGCCACGAGCATCCCCGACGCCTGGCCCTCGATGGCCGAGGCCGCGCGGCGCGGCATGACGGGCGACGTGCTCAAGGGCATCCGCGTCGGCGTCGTCAAAGAGCTCGAGGGCGAGGGCTTCCAGGCCGGCGTCAAGCAGCGGTACCACGAGACCCTCGACCTGCTGGCCGCGGCCGGCGCCGAGATCGTCGAGGTGAGCGCCCCGCACTTCGAGTACGCGGTCGCCGCCTACTACCTGATCCTGCCGGCGGAGGCCTCGAGCAACCTCGCGAAGTTCGACTCGGTGCGCTTCGGCATGCGCGCGGGCGTCACCGGAACCGTCGAGGACGTCATGGCCGCGACGCGCGAGGCCGGCTTCGGCCCCGAGGTGAAGCGCCGCATCATCCTCGGTACCTACGCCCTCAGCGCCGGCTACTACGACGCGTACTACGGCAGCGCGCAGAAAGTGCGCACGCTCATCCAGCAGGACTTCGAGGCCGCCTTCGAGAAGGCCGACATCCTGGTGTCGCCGAGCGCGCCGACGACGGCGTTCCGCTTCGGCGAGAAGCTCGAGGACCCGCTGGCGATGTACCTCAACGACGTCACGACCATCCCGGCGAACCTCGCCGGCGTACCCGGCATGGGCCTGCCGATGGGGCTCGCGCCCGAGGACGGCCTGCCGACGGGCCTGCAGCTCATGGCTCCCGCCCGCCACGATGCGCGCCTGTACGAGGCGGGTGCCGCGATCGAGCAGCTGCTCGAGGCGCACTGGGGCCGCACGCTGTGGAGCCAGGCTCCCGAGCTCGCGACGACGGAAGGGGCACGCTGA
- the gatB gene encoding Asp-tRNA(Asn)/Glu-tRNA(Gln) amidotransferase subunit GatB, translating to MARAELMDFDQALEMFEPVLGFEVHVELSTKTKMFSDAPNPAFGGNEITEPNTAITPVCLGLPGSLPVVNETAVRYSISLGLALGCQIAPSSRFARKNYFYPDLAKNYQISQYDEPIAFEGTLDIELEDGSIVTVPIERAHMEEDAGKLTHVGGSTGRIQGAEYSLVDYNRAGVPLVEIVTKPIYGAEHRAPEIAKAYVSTIRDIVRALGISEARMERGNLRCDANVSLRPRGQQELGTRTETKNVNSLRSVERAVRYEIQRQAAILAQGGTITQETRHWHEDTGATSPGRPKSDADDYRYFPEPDLLPVTPTPQLIAELTAALPEAPAARRRRLKQEWGFSDLEFRDVVNSGLLVEVDETVAAGAAPQQARKWWTGEIARIANAQNAEPAALITPADVAAIVGLVDSGALTDRLARQVVEGVIAGEGTPQQVVDARGLAVVSDDGALIEAIDQALAQQPDVLEKIRDGKVQAAGAVIGAVMKAMGGKADAARVRELVLERAQA from the coding sequence ATGGCGCGCGCTGAACTCATGGACTTCGACCAGGCTCTCGAGATGTTCGAGCCGGTGCTCGGCTTCGAGGTGCACGTCGAGCTGTCGACGAAGACGAAGATGTTCTCGGATGCTCCGAACCCGGCCTTCGGCGGCAACGAGATCACCGAGCCGAACACGGCGATCACGCCCGTCTGCCTCGGCCTGCCGGGCTCGCTGCCCGTCGTCAACGAGACCGCTGTGCGCTACTCGATTTCGCTGGGCCTCGCGCTCGGCTGCCAGATCGCGCCCTCGTCGCGGTTCGCCCGTAAGAACTACTTCTACCCGGATCTGGCGAAGAACTACCAGATCAGCCAGTACGACGAGCCGATCGCCTTCGAGGGCACCCTCGACATCGAGCTGGAGGACGGCTCGATCGTCACCGTGCCGATCGAGCGCGCGCACATGGAGGAGGACGCCGGCAAGCTGACCCACGTGGGCGGCTCGACCGGCCGCATCCAGGGCGCCGAGTACTCGCTCGTCGACTACAACCGCGCCGGCGTCCCGCTGGTCGAGATCGTCACGAAGCCGATCTACGGCGCCGAGCACCGCGCCCCCGAGATCGCGAAGGCCTACGTGTCGACGATCCGCGACATCGTGCGCGCCCTCGGCATCTCCGAGGCCCGCATGGAGCGCGGCAACCTGCGCTGCGACGCGAACGTCTCGCTGCGCCCGCGCGGCCAGCAGGAGCTCGGCACGCGCACCGAGACGAAGAACGTCAACTCGCTGCGCAGCGTCGAGCGCGCCGTGCGGTACGAGATCCAGCGTCAGGCGGCCATCCTCGCCCAGGGCGGCACGATCACGCAGGAGACCCGGCACTGGCACGAGGACACCGGCGCGACCTCGCCCGGCCGCCCGAAGAGCGACGCCGACGACTACCGCTACTTCCCCGAGCCCGACCTGCTGCCCGTCACGCCGACGCCGCAGCTGATCGCCGAGCTCACCGCCGCCCTGCCCGAGGCCCCGGCCGCGCGTCGCCGCCGCCTCAAGCAGGAGTGGGGCTTCAGCGACCTCGAGTTCCGCGACGTCGTCAACTCAGGGCTTCTCGTCGAGGTCGACGAGACGGTCGCCGCCGGCGCCGCCCCGCAGCAGGCCCGCAAGTGGTGGACGGGCGAGATCGCCCGCATCGCCAACGCGCAGAACGCCGAGCCCGCCGCCCTCATCACCCCCGCCGACGTGGCCGCGATCGTCGGCCTGGTCGACTCCGGCGCGCTCACCGACCGTCTGGCCCGCCAGGTCGTCGAGGGCGTCATCGCCGGCGAGGGAACGCCGCAGCAGGTGGTGGATGCCCGGGGCCTCGCCGTCGTCAGCGACGACGGTGCCCTCATCGAGGCGATCGACCAGGCGCTCGCCCAGCAGCCCGACGTGCTCGAGAAGATCCGCGACGGCAAGGTGCAGGCCGCCGGCGCGGTCATCGGCGCGGTCATGAAGGCGATGGGCGGCAAGGCGGACGCGGCGCGCGTGCGCGAGCTGGTGCTGGAGCGCGCGCAGGCGTAG
- a CDS encoding MerR family transcriptional regulator, with product MAWSTRELADLAGTTVNAVRHYHRLGLLAEPERRHNGYKQYGVRDLVSLLRIRRLVELGVPLAQIGDAIDAGGADREILQNLDADLAAQIDRLTRARVELADIMRDEAPADAPAGFSAVAGRLSEADSSILHIYSRVYDPAVMSDVRRMVEEDAATGTASREVDELAPDADEATRERLSAELAPIIAQYMRDYAWVSDPESHFVGSPDTDKSTVTAALVELYNPAQLDVYARASALAREVIAQESGAEETGTA from the coding sequence ATGGCCTGGAGCACGCGCGAACTCGCCGATCTGGCGGGCACCACGGTCAACGCGGTGCGCCACTACCACCGGCTGGGGCTGCTCGCCGAGCCCGAGCGGCGGCACAACGGCTACAAGCAGTACGGGGTGCGCGACCTCGTCTCGCTGCTCCGCATCCGCCGTCTCGTGGAGCTGGGCGTGCCGCTCGCGCAGATCGGGGATGCGATCGATGCGGGAGGCGCCGATCGCGAGATCCTCCAGAACCTGGACGCCGACCTCGCCGCTCAGATCGACCGCTTGACGAGGGCTCGTGTCGAGCTGGCCGACATCATGCGCGACGAGGCTCCGGCCGATGCGCCGGCCGGGTTCAGCGCGGTGGCCGGCCGGCTCTCGGAGGCCGACAGCTCGATCCTCCACATCTACTCGCGCGTGTACGACCCGGCGGTCATGTCCGACGTGCGGCGGATGGTCGAGGAGGATGCCGCGACGGGCACGGCGAGCCGCGAGGTGGACGAGCTGGCGCCCGATGCGGACGAGGCCACCCGCGAGCGGCTCAGTGCGGAACTGGCCCCGATCATCGCCCAGTACATGCGCGACTACGCCTGGGTCAGCGACCCCGAGTCGCACTTCGTCGGCAGCCCCGACACGGACAAGTCGACCGTGACCGCCGCGCTCGTCGAGCTGTACAACCCCGCGCAGCTCGACGTCTACGCACGCGCGAGCGCGCTCGCGCGCGAGGTGATCGCGCAGGAGTCCGGCGCCGAGGAGACCGGGACCGCTTGA
- a CDS encoding GOLPH3/VPS74 family protein, with amino-acid sequence MTHADRDDRTVTPDVPSVEQPTLAEDLLLLLFQPDSSTVAGENTLYYALAGAVVADLALQERVTSTSTKPTWARVEAVADAAPNDPLLLTAWEYVATKPRNVQTVLAAVGPPLREPLMKRLIARGDLVERDHRVLGMFPTTKLFEGGTGRREALLAGVREVLVDGSEPEPRVAALGALLYASGALPQMHREIPWTSAVITRAEELKRGNWGAGAAAQAIARTIASIVASNVFVATNILPDS; translated from the coding sequence ATGACCCATGCCGACCGAGACGATCGCACCGTGACCCCTGACGTGCCCTCCGTCGAGCAGCCGACCCTCGCCGAGGATCTGCTGCTGCTGCTCTTCCAGCCCGACTCGAGCACCGTCGCCGGCGAGAACACGCTGTACTACGCGCTCGCCGGTGCCGTGGTCGCCGACCTCGCGCTGCAGGAGCGCGTCACGTCGACGAGCACCAAGCCCACCTGGGCGCGCGTCGAAGCCGTGGCGGATGCGGCGCCGAACGACCCGCTCCTGCTCACGGCGTGGGAGTACGTCGCGACGAAGCCCCGCAACGTCCAGACCGTGCTCGCCGCGGTCGGCCCGCCCCTGCGCGAGCCTCTCATGAAGCGGCTCATCGCCCGCGGCGACCTCGTCGAGCGTGATCATCGGGTGCTGGGCATGTTCCCGACGACGAAGCTTTTCGAGGGCGGCACGGGCCGTCGGGAGGCGTTGCTCGCGGGCGTGCGCGAGGTGCTCGTCGACGGCAGCGAGCCCGAGCCCCGTGTGGCGGCGCTCGGCGCGCTGCTCTACGCGAGCGGCGCTCTGCCCCAGATGCACCGGGAGATCCCCTGGACGTCAGCGGTCATCACGCGCGCCGAAGAGCTCAAGCGGGGCAACTGGGGTGCGGGGGCCGCCGCGCAGGCGATCGCGCGCACGATCGCCTCGATCGTCGCGAGCAACGTCTTCGTCGCGACGAACATCCTGCCCGACTCCTGA